From one Streptomyces spiramyceticus genomic stretch:
- the bcp gene encoding thioredoxin-dependent thiol peroxidase produces MSERLQPGDPAPAFTLPDADGNEISLAAHKGRKVIVYFYPAALTPGCTKQACDFTDNLDLLAGAGYDVIGVSPDKPEKLAKFRDKEDLKVTLVGDPEKEVLTAYGAYGEKKLYGKTVVGVIRSTFVVDEDGRIERALYNVKATGHVAKIIKDLGV; encoded by the coding sequence ATGAGCGAGCGACTCCAGCCCGGCGACCCCGCCCCCGCCTTCACCCTGCCCGACGCGGACGGCAACGAGATCTCCCTCGCCGCCCACAAGGGCCGCAAGGTCATCGTCTACTTCTACCCTGCCGCCCTGACCCCCGGCTGCACCAAGCAGGCCTGCGACTTCACCGACAACCTGGACCTGCTGGCCGGGGCGGGATACGACGTCATCGGCGTCTCGCCCGACAAGCCGGAGAAGCTCGCGAAGTTCCGCGACAAGGAGGACCTCAAGGTCACCCTGGTCGGCGACCCGGAGAAGGAAGTCCTCACGGCGTACGGCGCGTACGGCGAGAAGAAGCTGTACGGCAAGACGGTGGTGGGCGTGATCCGCTCGACGTTCGTCGTCGACGAGGACGGCAGGATCGAGCGCGCGCTCTACAACGTGAAGGCGACGGGCCACGTAGCGAAGATCATCAAGGACCTTGGCGTCTGA
- the rdgB gene encoding RdgB/HAM1 family non-canonical purine NTP pyrophosphatase yields the protein MTRLILATRNAGKITELHAILADAGLTHDLVGADAYPDIPDVKETGVTFAENALLKAHAMAQATGLPAVADDSGLCVDVLNGAPGIFSARWSGTHGDDAANLNLLLAQLADIDDAHRGAHFACAAALALPDGTERVVEGRLMGTLRHTPSGTGGFGYDPILQPDGETRTCAELSASEKNAISHRGKAFRALVPVVRELLG from the coding sequence ATGACGCGCCTGATCCTCGCCACCCGCAACGCCGGGAAAATCACCGAGCTCCACGCGATCCTCGCCGACGCAGGTCTCACCCATGACCTCGTCGGCGCGGACGCGTACCCCGACATCCCCGACGTCAAGGAAACCGGCGTCACCTTCGCCGAAAACGCCCTGCTCAAGGCCCACGCCATGGCACAGGCCACCGGCCTCCCGGCCGTCGCCGACGACTCGGGCCTGTGCGTGGACGTCCTGAACGGCGCCCCCGGCATCTTCTCCGCCCGCTGGTCGGGCACCCACGGCGACGACGCCGCGAACCTCAACCTGCTGCTGGCCCAGCTCGCGGACATCGACGACGCCCACCGAGGCGCCCACTTCGCCTGCGCGGCAGCCCTGGCCCTCCCGGACGGCACGGAACGCGTAGTAGAGGGCCGCCTCATGGGAACCCTGCGCCACACCCCGTCGGGCACGGGCGGCTTCGGCTACGACCCGATCCTCCAGCCGGACGGCGAGACGCGCACATGCGCGGAGCTGTCGGCGTCCGAGAAGAACGCGATCAGCCACCGGGGCAAGGCGTTCCGTGCCTTGGTTCCGGTGGTCCGGGAACTGTTGGGCTGA
- a CDS encoding GroES family chaperonin — MSENPTHDKLPIRMLHDRVLVRSDTPEGERRSGGGILIPATAAVGKRLAWAEVVAVGQNVRTVVPGDRVLYDPEDRAEVEVRGIAYVLMRERDLHAVASERVSEDSTGLYL, encoded by the coding sequence GTGAGCGAGAACCCCACACACGACAAGCTGCCCATCCGCATGCTGCACGACCGGGTCCTGGTCAGGTCCGACACCCCCGAGGGCGAGCGGCGCTCGGGCGGCGGCATTCTGATTCCGGCGACCGCGGCGGTCGGCAAGCGGCTGGCCTGGGCCGAAGTGGTCGCGGTCGGCCAGAACGTACGGACCGTGGTGCCGGGCGACCGGGTGCTGTACGACCCGGAGGACCGGGCGGAGGTCGAGGTGCGCGGCATCGCGTACGTGCTGATGCGCGAGCGCGATTTGCATGCGGTGGCTTCCGAGCGGGTCTCTGAGGACTCCACGGGCCTGTATCTGTAG
- a CDS encoding PLP-dependent cysteine synthase family protein, whose translation MRYDSPLAAVGNTPLVRLPRLSPSGEVRIWAKLEDRNPTGSIKDRPALHMVEQAEKDGRLTPGCTILEPTSGNTGISLAMAARLKGYRIVCVMPENTSQERRDLLTMWGAEIISSPAAGGSNTAVRVAKELSAENPSWVMLYQYGNPDNAGAHYATTGPEILADLPSITHFVAGLGTTGTLMGVGRYLRENVPDVKIVAAEPRYDDLVYGLRNLDEGFVPELYDASVLTTRFSVGSADAVTRTRELLQQEGIFAGVSTGAALHAAIGVGRKAVKAGETADIVFVVADGGWKYLSTGVYTAETTEAAIETLQGQLWA comes from the coding sequence ATGCGGTACGACTCCCCGCTGGCGGCGGTCGGGAACACCCCGCTCGTCCGCCTCCCGCGGCTGTCCCCCTCGGGCGAGGTCCGCATCTGGGCCAAGCTGGAGGACCGCAACCCCACCGGCTCGATCAAGGACCGCCCCGCGCTCCACATGGTCGAACAGGCGGAGAAGGACGGCCGCTTGACGCCCGGCTGCACCATCCTGGAGCCGACCAGCGGCAACACCGGCATCTCGCTCGCGATGGCGGCCCGCCTCAAGGGCTACCGCATCGTGTGCGTCATGCCGGAGAACACCTCCCAGGAGCGCCGCGACCTGCTCACCATGTGGGGCGCGGAGATCATCTCGTCCCCGGCGGCGGGCGGCTCCAACACGGCGGTACGGGTGGCCAAGGAACTCTCGGCCGAGAACCCGTCCTGGGTGATGCTCTACCAGTACGGCAACCCGGACAATGCGGGCGCCCACTACGCCACCACGGGCCCCGAGATCCTCGCCGACCTCCCCTCCATCACGCACTTCGTGGCGGGCCTGGGCACCACCGGCACACTCATGGGCGTGGGCCGCTACCTGCGCGAAAACGTCCCCGACGTCAAGATCGTCGCCGCCGAGCCGCGCTACGACGACCTGGTCTACGGCCTGCGCAACCTCGACGAGGGTTTCGTCCCCGAGCTGTACGACGCGTCGGTCCTGACCACGCGCTTCTCGGTCGGCTCTGCCGACGCGGTGACCCGCACCCGCGAACTCCTCCAGCAGGAGGGCATCTTCGCGGGCGTCTCGACGGGCGCGGCGCTGCACGCGGCGATCGGGGTGGGCCGGAAGGCGGTCAAGGCGGGGGAGACGGCCGACATCGTGTTCGTGGTGGCGGACGGCGGCTGGAAGTACCTGTCGACGGGCGTCTACACGGCGGAGACGACCGAGGCGGCCATCGAAACCCTGCAGGGCCAGCTCTGGGCGTAG
- a CDS encoding M67 family metallopeptidase: MLTLSQALYDQIVAHARADHPDEACGVVAGPAGTDRPERFIPMLNAARSPTFYEFDSSDLLKLYRDMDDRDEEPVIIYHSHTATEAYPSRTDISYANEPGAHYVLVSTADTDDAGPFQFRSFRIVSGVITEEDVKVVQG; this comes from the coding sequence ATGTTGACCCTTTCCCAGGCCCTGTACGACCAGATCGTCGCGCACGCACGCGCCGACCACCCCGACGAGGCCTGCGGGGTGGTCGCGGGCCCGGCGGGCACCGACCGGCCCGAGCGGTTCATCCCGATGCTCAACGCCGCCCGCTCGCCCACGTTCTACGAGTTCGACTCGTCCGACCTGCTCAAGCTCTACCGCGACATGGACGACCGGGACGAAGAGCCCGTGATCATCTACCACTCGCACACGGCGACCGAGGCCTACCCGTCCCGTACGGACATCAGCTACGCCAACGAGCCCGGCGCCCACTATGTCCTGGTCTCCACGGCAGACACCGACGACGCCGGCCCGTTCCAGTTCCGTTCGTTCCGCATTGTGAGCGGCGTGATCACTGAGGAAGACGTCAAGGTCGTACAGGGATAG
- a CDS encoding MBL fold metallo-hydrolase translates to MKLTVVGCSGSFPSAESACSSYLVEADGFRLLLDMGNGALGELQRHVGLYDLDAVFLSHLHADHCIDMCGYFVARYYRHDGGRPPAIPVYGPEGTEQRLTTAYADTPTEKSMSEVFDFHTLKPGTFEIGPFSVRTEKVAHPVETYGIRIQHGGRTLTYSGDTGACGALDELAEGVDLLLCEASFTYGKEDIPDLHLNGREAGELAARAGASRLVLTHIPPWTDAQVNLADARAVYDGPAELAVAGAEYEI, encoded by the coding sequence ATGAAGCTCACCGTCGTCGGCTGCTCAGGGTCGTTCCCGTCCGCGGAATCGGCCTGTTCGAGCTACCTCGTAGAGGCCGACGGCTTCCGGCTGCTCCTCGACATGGGCAATGGCGCCCTGGGCGAGCTGCAGCGCCACGTCGGTCTCTACGACCTCGACGCCGTCTTCCTCAGCCACCTCCACGCGGATCACTGCATCGACATGTGCGGCTACTTCGTGGCGCGCTACTACCGCCACGACGGCGGCCGCCCCCCGGCGATCCCCGTGTACGGCCCGGAGGGCACCGAGCAGCGCCTCACCACGGCGTACGCCGACACCCCCACCGAGAAGTCGATGAGCGAGGTGTTCGACTTCCACACCCTCAAGCCGGGCACGTTCGAGATCGGCCCGTTCTCGGTACGTACGGAGAAGGTGGCCCACCCGGTCGAGACGTACGGCATCCGCATCCAGCACGGCGGCCGGACGCTCACGTACTCCGGCGACACGGGGGCCTGCGGCGCCCTGGACGAACTGGCGGAAGGCGTCGACCTGTTGCTGTGCGAGGCGTCGTTCACGTACGGCAAGGAGGACATCCCGGACCTCCACCTCAACGGCCGCGAGGCGGGTGAGCTGGCCGCGCGCGCGGGAGCGTCCCGGCTGGTCCTCACGCACATCCCGCCGTGGACGGACGCGCAGGTCAACCTGGCCGATGCGCGCGCGGTGTACGACGGACCGGCGGAACTGGCTGTCGCGGGCGCCGAGTACGAGATCTGA
- a CDS encoding putative leader peptide: MVPHDVIETTPSTVLLVARLHVDLCRLASAICTP, encoded by the coding sequence ATGGTTCCCCACGACGTGATTGAGACGACGCCGAGCACAGTGCTGCTTGTCGCGCGCCTGCACGTCGACCTGTGCCGGCTCGCCAGCGCGATCTGTACGCCCTGA
- a CDS encoding DMT family transporter, translating into MAWVLLVVAGLLEVGWSIGMKYTDGFTRLWPSVFTGAGIVASMLLLSHAAKTLPIGTAYGVWVGIGAAGAAVLGMVVLGEPATAARIFFVCLLLVAVVGLKATSGH; encoded by the coding sequence ATGGCTTGGGTTCTGCTTGTCGTCGCTGGTCTGCTTGAGGTGGGCTGGTCGATCGGGATGAAGTACACCGACGGTTTTACGAGGCTCTGGCCCAGTGTTTTCACGGGTGCGGGGATCGTTGCGAGCATGCTGCTGCTGTCGCACGCGGCCAAGACGCTGCCGATCGGTACGGCGTACGGCGTGTGGGTCGGTATCGGTGCGGCGGGCGCGGCTGTGCTGGGCATGGTGGTGCTCGGTGAGCCGGCCACTGCGGCCCGGATCTTCTTCGTCTGTTTGCTGCTGGTGGCGGTGGTGGGGCTGAAGGCGACGTCCGGGCATTAA
- the rph gene encoding ribonuclease PH produces the protein MSRIDGRTPDQLRPVTIERGWSKHAEGSVLIAFGDTKVFCTASFSEGVPRWRKGSGEGWVTSEYSMLPRSTNTRGDRESVRGKIGGRTHEISRLIGRSLRAVIDYKALGENTIVLDCDVLQADGGTRTAAITGAYVALADAVAWGQAKKLIKPGRKPLTGTVAAVSVGIIDGEPLLDLCYEEDVRAETDMNVVCTGDGRFVEVQGTAEAEPFDRKELNALLDLATGGCADLTALQTEALQG, from the coding sequence ATGTCTCGAATCGACGGCCGCACCCCCGATCAGCTCCGCCCGGTCACCATCGAACGCGGATGGAGCAAGCACGCCGAGGGCTCCGTCCTCATCGCCTTCGGCGACACCAAGGTCTTCTGCACCGCCTCCTTCTCCGAAGGCGTCCCGCGCTGGCGCAAGGGCAGCGGCGAAGGCTGGGTCACCTCCGAGTACTCGATGCTGCCCCGCTCCACCAACACCCGCGGCGACCGCGAATCCGTACGCGGCAAGATCGGCGGCCGCACGCACGAGATCTCGCGCCTCATCGGCCGGTCCCTCCGCGCGGTCATCGACTACAAGGCCCTCGGCGAGAACACGATCGTCCTGGACTGCGACGTCCTCCAGGCCGACGGCGGCACCCGCACCGCCGCGATCACCGGGGCATACGTTGCCCTGGCCGACGCGGTCGCGTGGGGCCAGGCCAAGAAGCTCATCAAGCCCGGCCGCAAGCCGCTCACCGGTACCGTCGCCGCCGTCAGCGTCGGCATCATCGACGGCGAACCGCTCCTCGACCTCTGCTACGAGGAGGACGTACGCGCCGAGACCGACATGAACGTCGTCTGCACCGGCGACGGCCGCTTCGTCGAAGTCCAGGGCACCGCCGAGGCCGAGCCGTTCGACCGCAAGGAACTGAACGCCCTCCTCGACCTCGCCACCGGCGGCTGCGCCGACCTCACCGCGCTCCAGACCGAGGCCCTCCAGGGCTGA
- a CDS encoding DUF3618 domain-containing protein, which produces MSDARTPAQIEADIKSRRDQLAVTLDEIGVRLHPKTIVGDAKAKVASTVDRTAGRALVAANRAVSDVKAQFVSEDGAPRLERLVPVALVAVGIVGLCALSARRRRG; this is translated from the coding sequence GTGTCGGATGCCAGGACCCCTGCGCAGATCGAGGCGGACATCAAGAGCCGGCGCGACCAGCTGGCCGTCACGCTCGACGAGATCGGTGTGCGGCTGCACCCGAAGACGATCGTCGGTGACGCGAAGGCGAAAGTCGCCTCGACCGTCGACCGGACCGCGGGCCGTGCCCTGGTCGCGGCGAACCGGGCCGTGTCCGACGTCAAGGCGCAGTTCGTGTCCGAGGACGGGGCCCCGCGTCTTGAGCGGCTCGTACCGGTGGCACTGGTGGCCGTGGGGATCGTGGGACTGTGCGCGCTGTCGGCACGCCGCAGGCGGGGCTGA
- a CDS encoding MoaD/ThiS family protein codes for MAIEVRIPTILRTYTDGAKAVEGNGDTLADLFNDLEARHHGIQERIVDGDQLRRFVNVYLNDEDVRFLDGISTKLADGDSVTILPAVAGGMV; via the coding sequence ATGGCCATCGAGGTCCGCATCCCGACCATCCTCCGCACCTACACCGACGGCGCCAAGGCCGTCGAGGGCAACGGCGACACGCTCGCCGACCTCTTCAACGACCTGGAAGCGCGCCACCACGGCATCCAGGAGCGCATCGTCGACGGCGACCAGCTGCGCCGCTTCGTGAACGTCTACCTCAACGACGAGGACGTCCGCTTCCTGGACGGCATCTCCACGAAGCTCGCCGACGGCGACAGCGTCACGATCCTCCCGGCCGTCGCCGGCGGCATGGTCTGA
- a CDS encoding PTS transporter subunit EIIC — MSTDSAAPAAAKKKGAGAMAVMQRIGRSLMLPVAVLPAAALLVRFGQPDMLGRESFPTFITKIAGYMAAGGGALLDNMALLFAVGIAIGFAKKSDGSTALAAVAGYLVFKNVLATFTDPNLPKVAAVVDGKIVMNEAPVNAGVLGGVVMGIVVALLYQKFYRTKLPDWAGFFGGRRLVPILSAFAGLFVGIIFGLIWPVLGAGLHNFGEWLVGSGAVGAGIFGVANRALIPIGMHHLLNSFPWFQAGTYEGKSGDIARFLQGDPSAGQFMTGFFPIMMFALPAACLAIVHCARPERRKVIGGMMFSLALTSFVTGVTEPIEFTFMFIAPVLYAVHAVLTGVSMALTWALGMKDGFGFSAGAVDFLLNLGIASNPWGLALVGLCFAALYYVVFRFAITKFNLPTPGRESDDELAELQKAEAK, encoded by the coding sequence ATGTCCACGGACAGCGCCGCCCCCGCGGCTGCCAAGAAGAAGGGCGCAGGCGCGATGGCTGTCATGCAGCGCATCGGCCGCAGCCTCATGCTGCCGGTCGCCGTGCTGCCGGCCGCCGCGCTGCTGGTTCGTTTCGGCCAGCCCGACATGCTGGGCCGGGAGTCCTTCCCGACCTTCATCACCAAGATCGCAGGCTACATGGCGGCGGGCGGCGGTGCGCTGCTCGACAACATGGCTCTCCTGTTCGCCGTCGGCATCGCGATCGGCTTCGCGAAGAAGTCGGACGGCTCGACCGCTCTCGCGGCCGTCGCCGGTTACCTGGTCTTCAAGAACGTCCTCGCCACCTTCACCGACCCCAACCTGCCGAAGGTCGCCGCTGTCGTCGACGGCAAGATCGTCATGAACGAGGCGCCGGTCAACGCAGGTGTCCTCGGTGGCGTGGTCATGGGCATCGTCGTCGCCCTCCTGTACCAGAAGTTCTACCGGACCAAGCTGCCCGACTGGGCGGGCTTCTTCGGCGGCCGCCGTCTCGTCCCGATCCTCTCCGCCTTCGCGGGCCTCTTCGTCGGCATCATCTTCGGCTTGATCTGGCCGGTCCTCGGCGCTGGTCTGCACAACTTCGGTGAGTGGCTGGTCGGCTCCGGCGCCGTGGGCGCGGGCATCTTCGGTGTCGCCAACCGTGCGCTGATCCCGATCGGCATGCACCACCTGCTGAACTCCTTCCCCTGGTTCCAGGCCGGTACGTACGAGGGCAAGAGCGGCGACATCGCCCGCTTCCTGCAGGGCGACCCGAGCGCCGGACAGTTCATGACCGGCTTCTTCCCGATCATGATGTTCGCCCTCCCGGCGGCCTGCCTCGCGATCGTGCACTGTGCCCGTCCCGAGCGCCGCAAGGTTATCGGCGGCATGATGTTCTCGCTCGCCCTCACCTCGTTCGTGACGGGTGTGACCGAGCCGATCGAGTTCACCTTCATGTTCATCGCCCCGGTGCTGTACGCCGTCCACGCAGTGCTGACCGGTGTCTCGATGGCGCTGACCTGGGCGCTCGGCATGAAGGACGGCTTCGGCTTCTCGGCCGGCGCGGTGGACTTCCTGCTCAACCTGGGCATCGCGTCCAACCCGTGGGGCCTGGCCCTGGTCGGTCTCTGCTTCGCGGCGCTCTACTACGTGGTCTTCCGCTTCGCGATCACCAAGTTCAACCTTCCGACGCCGGGCCGCGAGTCCGACGACGAGCTCGCCGAGCTGCAGAAGGCCGAGGCGAAGTAA
- a CDS encoding type II toxin-antitoxin system PemK/MazF family toxin: protein MDTSWWSALVGVVMIALVAAVVDGRRRGRRPGGRTRPPGAPGRPRVRTAAQRAPQGPRGQRRKPPERVPRAGEIWWADVPYEDGPGSKDRPCLVLSVRGDSALIAKITTKHREERPGVIVLPAGAVGDARGRPSFLETDELREVEVWEFRRRVGVADPEVWDGVRHLARG, encoded by the coding sequence ATGGATACGTCTTGGTGGTCGGCGCTGGTCGGCGTCGTGATGATCGCGCTGGTCGCGGCGGTTGTCGACGGGCGCAGGCGGGGGCGGCGGCCCGGGGGGCGCACGCGTCCGCCGGGTGCGCCGGGGCGGCCGAGGGTGCGGACGGCGGCGCAGAGGGCGCCGCAAGGGCCGCGGGGGCAGCGTCGCAAGCCGCCGGAGCGGGTGCCGCGGGCGGGTGAGATCTGGTGGGCGGATGTGCCGTACGAGGACGGGCCGGGGTCGAAGGACCGGCCCTGCCTGGTCCTTTCCGTACGGGGTGACAGTGCGCTCATCGCGAAGATCACCACCAAGCACCGCGAAGAACGGCCGGGCGTGATCGTGCTGCCGGCGGGGGCGGTGGGGGATGCGCGGGGGCGGCCGAGCTTCCTGGAGACGGATGAGCTGCGGGAGGTGGAGGTGTGGGAGTTCCGCCGCCGGGTGGGGGTGGCGGATCCCGAGGTTTGGGACGGGGTTCGCCACCTTGCCCGCGGTTAG
- a CDS encoding HNH endonuclease — MPVSPYTHERLVEAANSSRTLSEALTKLGVDPKSSSRRYLHDRMRKLGLDTSHFEREGVKWTKEVLEDVVALSKNMSEVLRRLGLEVVGGHHTHISRKVKAFGIDTSHFAPSSRTERTRHNRRRRSAEEILCEDRSPNATRVQNTRLRRALLEAGREEHCALCGIEATWQGEPLPLEVDHIDGNWRNNQRENLRFLCPNCHSTTDTYRGRGKGRR, encoded by the coding sequence ATGCCGGTAAGCCCATACACCCATGAACGCCTCGTGGAGGCGGCCAACTCTTCGAGGACGCTGTCCGAGGCACTGACCAAACTTGGTGTAGACCCGAAGAGTTCGTCGCGGCGGTATCTGCACGACCGCATGCGGAAGCTGGGGCTGGACACGTCACACTTCGAGCGTGAGGGAGTGAAGTGGACGAAGGAGGTCCTGGAGGACGTCGTCGCTCTCTCGAAGAACATGTCCGAGGTGCTACGGCGCCTCGGGCTTGAGGTCGTGGGCGGGCATCACACCCACATCAGCCGCAAGGTGAAGGCGTTCGGCATAGACACCTCGCACTTCGCGCCTTCTTCGAGGACGGAGCGGACGCGACACAACCGCCGACGCCGATCCGCCGAGGAGATCCTCTGCGAGGACAGGTCCCCGAATGCCACCAGGGTCCAAAACACCCGGCTGCGGCGCGCACTTCTGGAGGCGGGGCGCGAGGAGCACTGCGCTCTGTGCGGCATCGAGGCCACCTGGCAGGGTGAGCCACTCCCCCTTGAGGTCGACCATATCGACGGCAACTGGCGCAACAACCAGCGAGAGAACCTGCGCTTCCTCTGTCCCAACTGCCACTCGACGACGGACACGTACCGCGGTCGCGGCAAGGGCCGCCGATGA
- a CDS encoding HNH endonuclease: MTSVIRYTREVLMVAAAQCKDIDEVILRFDDRSPDPRLRQYLMRRFSAYGIDVSHFKLRPYTRHEMPDEDSLRDAVTASTSLAETLRHLDRPDSFGWRQSLKTWIREAGLDTSHFLGQAHQRGKPGTVPALAAEDVLVHHEGKRRTTTKILRRALREIGVPDCCDSCGTPPEWHGRPMTLEIDHINGDWSDDRRQNLRLLCPNCHAITSTWCRGGARRQQG, from the coding sequence ATGACCAGCGTCATCCGCTACACGCGCGAGGTCCTGATGGTTGCTGCTGCGCAGTGCAAGGACATCGACGAGGTCATCCTGCGCTTCGACGACAGGTCACCGGATCCCCGACTCAGGCAATACCTGATGCGCCGCTTCTCCGCGTACGGGATCGACGTCTCCCACTTCAAGCTGCGGCCCTACACGCGCCATGAGATGCCGGATGAGGACTCCCTACGGGACGCGGTTACCGCGTCGACATCACTGGCGGAGACTCTGCGACACCTCGACCGGCCCGACAGCTTTGGCTGGAGGCAGTCCCTCAAAACGTGGATTCGCGAAGCAGGACTGGACACCTCGCACTTCCTGGGTCAGGCACATCAGCGCGGGAAGCCAGGGACCGTTCCCGCTCTTGCCGCCGAGGACGTGCTCGTGCACCACGAAGGGAAGCGACGCACGACAACCAAGATCTTGCGTCGTGCGCTTCGCGAGATCGGCGTTCCGGACTGCTGCGACAGCTGCGGGACGCCGCCCGAATGGCACGGGCGCCCCATGACGCTGGAGATCGACCACATCAACGGCGACTGGAGTGATGACCGCCGACAGAACCTGCGGCTGCTGTGCCCCAACTGTCATGCGATCACTAGCACCTGGTGCCGAGGAGGAGCCCGTCGGCAGCAAGGCTAG
- a CDS encoding glucose PTS transporter subunit EIIB, which produces MASKAEKIVAGLGGIENIDEIEGCITRLRTEVLDPSKVDEAALKAAGAHGVVKMGTAIQVVIGTDADPIAADIEDMM; this is translated from the coding sequence ATGGCCAGCAAGGCTGAGAAGATCGTCGCCGGCCTCGGCGGTATCGAGAACATCGACGAGATCGAAGGCTGCATCACCCGCCTCCGCACCGAGGTCCTCGACCCGAGCAAGGTCGACGAGGCCGCACTGAAGGCCGCAGGCGCCCACGGCGTCGTCAAGATGGGCACCGCGATCCAGGTCGTCATCGGCACCGACGCCGACCCGATCGCCGCCGACATCGAAGACATGATGTGA
- a CDS encoding PTS transporter subunit EIIC, with protein MSSTSEAAGAAAPKKSWWSGLFQGLQKMGRSLQLPIAVLPAAGILNRLGQPDVFGEDGLGWNDVAKVMAGAGGALLDGSLGLPLLFCVGVAIGMAKKSDGSTALAAVAGFLVYYNVLRQFPKDCEGGAKAVPTGCQTADGAVVAFTYQNPGVFGGIVVGLLAAWFWQRYHRVKLVDWLGFFNGRRLVPIIMSFVAIAFAALCLWIWPPIGDALEDFSDWLVGLGAWGSGIFGVANRALLVVGLHQFLNVPIWFQFGTYAKPDGTVVHGDINMFLAGDPTAGWSTTGFFPIMMFALPAAALAITHCAKPRRRKQVGGLMLSVALTSFVTGITEPIEYSFLFIAPVLYAIHAVLTGVSMAVTWALGVKDGFSFSAGLIDYVINWSLATRPWLIIPIGLGFAIIYYVIFRFAITKFNLPTPGREPDELGEEIERDITKA; from the coding sequence ATGAGTTCGACCAGCGAGGCTGCGGGCGCGGCCGCACCGAAGAAGAGCTGGTGGAGCGGGCTTTTCCAGGGGCTTCAGAAGATGGGGCGCAGCCTCCAGCTCCCCATCGCCGTACTTCCGGCGGCCGGCATCCTCAACCGCCTCGGTCAGCCCGATGTGTTCGGTGAGGACGGTCTCGGCTGGAACGACGTCGCGAAGGTGATGGCCGGTGCCGGTGGTGCGCTGCTCGACGGAAGCCTTGGTCTGCCCCTGCTGTTCTGCGTCGGTGTCGCGATCGGCATGGCGAAGAAGTCGGACGGCTCGACGGCGCTGGCCGCGGTGGCGGGCTTCCTCGTCTACTACAACGTGCTGCGTCAGTTCCCCAAGGACTGCGAGGGCGGCGCCAAGGCGGTCCCGACCGGCTGCCAGACGGCCGACGGCGCGGTAGTCGCGTTCACGTACCAGAACCCGGGGGTCTTCGGCGGCATCGTCGTGGGCCTGCTCGCCGCCTGGTTCTGGCAGCGCTACCACCGCGTGAAGCTGGTCGACTGGCTCGGCTTCTTCAACGGGCGCCGGCTCGTGCCGATCATCATGTCGTTCGTCGCGATCGCCTTCGCCGCGCTCTGCCTGTGGATCTGGCCGCCGATCGGTGACGCCCTGGAGGACTTCAGCGACTGGCTGGTGGGGCTCGGCGCGTGGGGCTCGGGCATCTTCGGCGTCGCGAACCGCGCACTTCTGGTCGTCGGCCTGCACCAGTTCCTCAACGTGCCCATCTGGTTCCAGTTCGGTACGTACGCCAAGCCGGACGGCACGGTGGTGCACGGTGACATCAACATGTTCCTGGCGGGCGACCCGACCGCGGGCTGGTCCACGACCGGCTTCTTCCCGATCATGATGTTCGCCCTCCCGGCGGCTGCCCTGGCGATCACACACTGCGCCAAGCCACGGCGGCGCAAGCAGGTCGGCGGCCTGATGCTGTCGGTCGCCCTGACGTCGTTCGTCACCGGCATCACCGAGCCGATCGAGTATTCGTTCCTGTTCATCGCCCCTGTGCTGTACGCGATCCACGCCGTGCTCACGGGTGTCTCGATGGCCGTGACCTGGGCACTCGGCGTGAAGGACGGATTCAGCTTCTCGGCCGGACTGATCGACTACGTCATCAACTGGAGCCTGGCGACCAGACCATGGCTGATCATTCCGATCGGCCTGGGCTTCGCGATCATCTATTACGTGATCTTCCGGTTCGCGATCACCAAGTTCAATCTGCCGACTCCGGGGCGGGAGCCGGACGAATTGGGGGAGGAGATCGAGCGGGATATCACGAAGGCATAG